A single window of Actinoallomurus bryophytorum DNA harbors:
- a CDS encoding alpha/beta fold hydrolase yields MQRHIARYTLEGVKDAEISVHPFATEDDLGLELRRFHRADCDDVVLIVHGLTSSSDMFIMPEHHNLVSFLLDAGFTDVWTSDFRMSNRFPYDTETHRFTLDDIAHWDHPAAVRELRRHVGDRRVHVIAHCLGSVSFSMSLFGGAVDGITSLVSNSVSLTPRVPAWSRFKLAVGPAMSEYVLGLSFLDPRFGDAPPFTRGWMLSRAVSLFHRECDVRACHMESFMWGSGRPAMYPHDNLDPVTHERIADLLGPCGLNYFRHVRKMVSAGQVVKYDPSDSRHADLPDDYLAGAADIPTPVLFLTGDQNHVFPQANVVCYETLNKIAPGRHELEILPGYGHFDPFTGKNVHLDVFPKIVDFLKRSAA; encoded by the coding sequence ATGCAGCGTCACATCGCGCGATACACACTCGAAGGCGTCAAGGACGCCGAGATATCCGTGCATCCGTTCGCGACGGAGGACGACCTCGGCCTCGAGCTCAGGCGCTTCCACCGCGCCGACTGCGACGATGTCGTGCTGATCGTGCACGGCCTCACGTCCTCCAGCGACATGTTCATCATGCCCGAGCACCACAACCTGGTGAGCTTCCTGCTGGACGCCGGGTTCACCGACGTCTGGACGTCGGACTTCCGGATGAGCAACCGGTTCCCCTACGACACCGAGACCCACCGCTTCACGCTCGACGACATCGCGCACTGGGACCACCCCGCGGCCGTACGGGAGCTGCGCCGCCATGTCGGAGACCGCCGGGTGCACGTCATCGCGCACTGCCTCGGCTCGGTGTCGTTCTCGATGAGCCTGTTCGGCGGCGCCGTCGACGGCATCACCAGCCTGGTGAGCAACAGCGTCTCGCTGACGCCCCGGGTGCCGGCCTGGTCGCGGTTCAAGCTCGCCGTGGGACCGGCGATGTCGGAGTACGTCCTCGGCCTCTCGTTCCTCGACCCGCGCTTCGGCGATGCACCGCCCTTCACGCGCGGCTGGATGCTGTCGCGCGCGGTGTCCCTGTTCCACCGCGAGTGCGACGTGCGCGCCTGCCACATGGAGAGCTTCATGTGGGGCAGCGGCCGGCCCGCGATGTACCCCCACGACAACCTCGACCCGGTGACCCACGAGCGCATCGCGGACCTGCTCGGGCCCTGCGGCCTCAACTACTTCCGGCACGTACGCAAGATGGTCTCGGCCGGGCAGGTCGTGAAGTACGACCCGTCGGACTCGCGCCACGCCGACCTGCCCGACGACTACCTCGCGGGCGCGGCGGACATCCCGACCCCGGTCCTGTTCCTGACCGGCGACCAAAACCACGTCTTCCCGCAGGCGAACGTCGTCTGCTACGAAACGCTCAACAAGATCGCACCAGGCCGGCACGAGCTGGAGATCCTCCCTGGATACGGCCACTTCGATCCCTTCACCGGCAAAAACGTCCATCTGGACGTCTTCCCGAAGATCGTCGACTTCCTCAAGCGGAGCGCCGCATGA
- a CDS encoding ATP-binding protein gives MLPSFAALESGLSAPDGAVCALRPVSTSSRTAREFAAKTLRSWGLPDLVDDAAVIISELVTNAVRHGLPPYAAAAGDMPIKLTLVRQGNLVVFIVCDPSDQDPKMRSADDVCENGRGLHVIEALSRVWGWTPLPGTGKAVWAALSTS, from the coding sequence TTGCTGCCGTCCTTCGCGGCTCTCGAGTCCGGTCTGTCCGCGCCTGACGGCGCGGTGTGCGCGCTGCGGCCGGTCAGCACCTCGTCACGTACCGCCCGCGAGTTCGCCGCGAAGACGCTGCGTTCGTGGGGACTCCCCGACCTCGTCGACGACGCAGCCGTGATCATCTCCGAGCTCGTCACCAACGCCGTACGTCACGGACTCCCCCCGTACGCCGCGGCGGCCGGGGACATGCCGATCAAGCTCACGCTCGTACGCCAGGGCAACCTCGTCGTCTTCATCGTCTGTGACCCCAGCGACCAGGACCCCAAGATGCGCTCCGCGGACGACGTCTGTGAGAACGGCCGCGGTCTCCACGTGATCGAGGCGCTCAGCCGCGTCTGGGGATGGACCCCTCTGCCCGGTACGGGCAAGGCCGTCTGGGCCGCACTCTCCACGTCATGA
- a CDS encoding Scr1 family TA system antitoxin-like transcriptional regulator, which yields MIGSQPGGEVAVSNMFGHHRGGPTVLRIVLGSQLRRLREQRQITCEEAGEAIRASHSKISRMELGRVRFRSRDVADLLTLYGVTDEEERKAMLSLADQANEPGWWHSYSDILPNWFEVYIGLEEAASRIRAYEVQFVPGLLQTEDYARAVTLLGHPDAPGHEVERRVGLRMRRQSLLNAEEPPHLWAVVDEAVLRRPLGGAPAMRKQLEHLIEMTESPNITLQVVPFELGGHAAAGGPFSILRFAERDLPDVVYLEQLTSSLYLDKREDVDHYLAVMERLCIDAEPATAIRDTLGRILRET from the coding sequence ATGATCGGGTCCCAGCCTGGCGGTGAAGTGGCCGTCAGCAACATGTTCGGTCATCATCGAGGTGGTCCGACGGTGTTGCGTATTGTGCTGGGCTCGCAGTTGCGGCGGCTGCGGGAGCAGCGGCAGATCACCTGCGAGGAGGCCGGCGAGGCGATTCGTGCCTCCCACTCCAAGATCAGTCGCATGGAGCTCGGCCGCGTGCGGTTCCGTAGCCGTGACGTCGCCGACCTGCTGACCCTTTACGGCGTCACCGACGAGGAAGAACGCAAGGCCATGCTGTCCCTGGCCGACCAGGCGAACGAGCCCGGCTGGTGGCACAGCTACTCCGACATCCTGCCCAACTGGTTCGAGGTCTACATCGGCCTGGAAGAGGCGGCCTCCCGCATCCGTGCGTACGAGGTCCAGTTCGTCCCCGGCCTGCTGCAGACCGAGGACTACGCCCGCGCCGTCACCCTCCTGGGCCATCCCGACGCCCCGGGACACGAGGTGGAGCGACGGGTCGGGCTGCGCATGCGCCGCCAGTCCCTGCTCAACGCCGAGGAGCCTCCCCACCTGTGGGCGGTCGTCGACGAGGCGGTGCTGCGGCGTCCGCTGGGCGGCGCTCCGGCGATGCGCAAGCAGCTCGAGCACCTCATCGAGATGACCGAGTCGCCGAACATCACGCTGCAGGTGGTCCCGTTCGAGCTGGGCGGGCACGCCGCGGCCGGGGGACCGTTCAGCATCCTGCGGTTCGCCGAGCGCGACCTGCCCGACGTGGTCTACCTCGAGCAGCTGACCAGCTCGCTCTATCTCGACAAGCGCGAGGACGTCGACCACTATCTCGCGGTGATGGAGCGGCTCTGCATCGACGCCGAGCCGGCGACGGCCATCCGCGACACCCTCGGCCGCATCCTGCGGGAGACCTGA
- a CDS encoding choice-of-anchor C family protein — MTVPLRRSPQVSRLISALPPVCAVALSIAAAAAPAAQARTVPPSPMLANGGFEAPAIPVNSFIRYGTGSTIGPWRVSQGNVDLTGANFWQAADGRQSLDLEGSDSGTVEQQIPTRIGGCYTVTFALAGNPDGGPTVKRGFTRVVQHTLGHPTVQKNFIFNTAGKSRGNMGYVAQRYRFRAFAPSATLTFASTTGGGYGPVVDAVNVSQSNPIECRLVRP, encoded by the coding sequence ATGACTGTCCCGTTGCGTCGTAGCCCGCAAGTCTCCCGGCTGATCAGCGCGCTCCCGCCGGTCTGCGCCGTCGCACTGTCCATCGCCGCCGCCGCCGCGCCCGCCGCACAGGCCCGCACGGTGCCACCGTCTCCGATGCTCGCCAACGGCGGCTTCGAGGCGCCGGCCATCCCGGTGAACTCCTTCATCCGGTACGGCACGGGGAGCACGATCGGCCCCTGGCGGGTCAGCCAGGGCAACGTCGACCTCACCGGCGCCAACTTCTGGCAGGCCGCCGACGGGCGCCAGTCCCTCGACCTCGAGGGCAGCGACTCCGGGACGGTCGAACAGCAGATCCCGACGCGCATCGGCGGCTGCTACACGGTGACCTTCGCGCTGGCCGGGAACCCGGACGGCGGCCCGACGGTGAAGCGCGGCTTCACCCGGGTGGTCCAGCACACCCTCGGCCACCCGACCGTCCAGAAGAACTTCATCTTCAACACGGCGGGCAAGTCACGGGGCAACATGGGCTACGTCGCGCAGCGGTACCGCTTCCGCGCGTTCGCCCCGAGCGCGACCCTCACCTTCGCCAGCACGACGGGCGGGGGCTACGGTCCGGTCGTCGACGCCGTGAACGTCAGCCAGTCCAACCCGATCGAATGCCGCCTCGTGCGCCCGTGA
- a CDS encoding FAD-dependent oxidoreductase, with product MTGEHTDVVVVGSGFGGSVAAYRLAEAGKSVVVLERGRDYPPGSFARSPAEMSRAFWDPTERLYGLFDVWSFRGFDSVVSSGLGGGSLIYANVLLRKDERWFVDEEALPGGGYETWPVTRADLDPHYDAVEKMLGARPYPLDVPAFAATPKTHAMQDAAAELGLDWHLPPLAVSFAPDAKTGPGLGLPLTEPAYGNLHGAQRVTCRLCGECNIGCNDGAKNSLDHNYLSAAKHHGADLRTLHEVLAIRPRPEGGYEVDFVVHDPDAKTRKPPLQTISCDRLVLAAGTYGTSYLLLRDRARFPGLSDAIGTRFSGNGDLLTFLLRARDRARIRPLDASRGPVITSTIRLPDELDGVSGAGRGAYIQDGGYPGFVNWMVEEADFGHEISRMVRLALERFRAFISGAPDSRTSKELSDLIGDGALSMSSLPLLGMGRDVPDGRLRLKSGNLDVTWTAETSEAYFKRLRATMRRVAHVLGATYADNPIWFRKKIVTVHPLGGAPMGRSAGEGVCDPWGEVHGFPGLYVADGAALPGPVGANPSLTIAALADRMSTRLLENPGRAHARPARGAVNDTTSVTEDAGGSPDRTSLSFTEEMKGFYTDGENAPGPGEEAGREAGQSLGFRLTITVDDVERFLEEPEHTAQAEGWIDAAGCGGRCQVERGWFNLFSPGGAPDRRLMRYRLHFTDGTNRPRTLSGWKDIRRHPTSRLWPDTTTLYFRLLDGHVPDGGDDEAAIAGAGILHLGMDDFARQLTTFRTTGPHGPSALERFAGFFLGELWDMYRPRL from the coding sequence ATGACCGGCGAGCACACCGACGTGGTCGTCGTCGGGTCGGGGTTCGGCGGGTCCGTCGCGGCGTACCGGCTGGCCGAGGCCGGCAAGTCCGTCGTGGTCCTCGAGCGGGGGCGCGACTACCCGCCCGGCAGCTTCGCCCGCTCTCCGGCCGAGATGAGCCGCGCCTTCTGGGACCCGACCGAGCGGCTCTACGGGCTGTTCGACGTCTGGAGCTTCCGCGGCTTCGACTCAGTGGTCTCCAGCGGGCTCGGCGGCGGCTCGCTGATCTACGCGAACGTGCTGCTCCGCAAGGACGAGCGCTGGTTCGTCGACGAGGAGGCGCTTCCCGGCGGGGGCTATGAGACCTGGCCGGTGACGCGCGCCGACCTCGATCCGCACTACGACGCGGTCGAGAAGATGCTCGGCGCCCGGCCGTACCCCCTTGATGTCCCCGCGTTCGCCGCGACTCCCAAGACGCACGCGATGCAGGACGCCGCGGCCGAGCTGGGGCTCGACTGGCACCTTCCGCCGCTCGCGGTCAGCTTCGCCCCGGACGCGAAGACCGGGCCGGGCCTGGGCCTGCCGCTGACCGAGCCGGCGTACGGCAACCTGCACGGCGCGCAGCGCGTGACCTGCCGGCTGTGCGGCGAGTGCAACATCGGCTGCAACGACGGCGCCAAGAACAGCCTCGACCACAACTACCTGTCCGCGGCCAAGCACCACGGCGCCGACCTGCGGACGCTGCACGAGGTCCTGGCGATCCGGCCACGGCCCGAGGGCGGCTATGAGGTCGACTTCGTCGTGCACGACCCGGACGCGAAGACACGCAAGCCGCCGCTGCAGACGATCTCCTGTGATCGCCTGGTGCTGGCGGCCGGCACGTACGGCACCTCCTACCTCCTGCTGCGCGACCGGGCACGCTTCCCCGGGCTGAGCGACGCGATCGGCACCCGGTTCTCCGGCAACGGCGACCTGCTCACCTTCCTGCTGCGGGCCAGGGACCGCGCACGGATCCGCCCGCTCGACGCGAGCCGTGGCCCGGTCATCACCAGCACGATCCGGCTGCCCGACGAGCTGGACGGCGTCAGCGGGGCGGGTCGTGGCGCCTACATCCAGGACGGGGGCTACCCGGGCTTCGTCAACTGGATGGTCGAGGAGGCCGACTTCGGGCACGAGATCTCCCGGATGGTGCGCCTCGCGCTCGAGCGCTTCCGCGCCTTCATCTCGGGCGCGCCCGACAGCCGCACGTCCAAGGAGCTCTCGGACCTGATCGGCGACGGCGCCCTGTCCATGAGCTCCCTGCCGCTGCTCGGCATGGGCCGTGACGTCCCGGACGGCAGGCTCCGGCTCAAGAGCGGAAACCTCGACGTCACGTGGACGGCCGAGACCAGCGAGGCGTACTTCAAGCGGCTGCGCGCCACCATGCGGCGGGTCGCGCACGTGCTGGGTGCGACCTACGCGGACAACCCGATCTGGTTCCGCAAGAAGATCGTGACGGTGCACCCGCTGGGCGGCGCGCCGATGGGCCGCAGCGCGGGCGAGGGGGTCTGCGATCCCTGGGGTGAGGTGCACGGCTTCCCGGGTCTCTACGTCGCCGACGGAGCGGCCCTTCCCGGCCCGGTGGGGGCCAACCCGTCACTCACCATCGCAGCGCTGGCGGACCGCATGTCCACCCGCCTGCTCGAGAACCCCGGTCGCGCTCACGCGCGGCCGGCAAGGGGGGCGGTGAACGACACGACGAGCGTCACGGAGGACGCCGGGGGTTCTCCGGATCGCACGTCGCTGTCGTTCACCGAGGAGATGAAGGGGTTCTACACCGACGGAGAGAACGCTCCTGGACCGGGAGAGGAAGCCGGACGGGAGGCCGGGCAGTCGCTCGGTTTCCGGCTCACGATCACGGTCGATGACGTGGAGCGTTTTCTCGAGGAGCCGGAGCACACCGCTCAGGCCGAGGGATGGATTGACGCCGCTGGCTGCGGGGGCCGGTGTCAAGTCGAGCGGGGCTGGTTCAACCTGTTCTCGCCGGGAGGTGCGCCGGATCGCCGACTCATGCGATACCGCCTGCACTTCACCGACGGAACGAACCGGCCCCGCACCCTTTCGGGCTGGAAGGACATCCGCCGGCACCCGACGAGCCGCCTCTGGCCGGACACCACGACGCTCTACTTCCGCCTCCTCGACGGCCACGTACCCGACGGTGGCGACGACGAGGCCGCCATCGCCGGCGCCGGCATCCTTCACCTGGGCATGGACGACTTCGCCCGGCAGCTGACGACGTTCCGCACCACCGGACCGCACGGCCCGTCCGCCCTCGAACGCTTCGCCGGCTTCTTCCTCGGCGAGCTCTGGGACATGTACCGCCCCAGGCTCTGA
- a CDS encoding helix-turn-helix transcriptional regulator has product MTPPLVGRRDVLDQFTRLLDVIGDGMARLVGLAGEPGTGKTRLLIELMSDAESRGMLPLWGQAAEFEQEMPFGAVVDALDDHLETFAAELPGRLGEQAGSLLSAVFPALSANRFDASVPVDTGMGRYGAYRAIRRLLEEVIPKEGLVLILDDLHWADEASVELLDHLVRHPPHGQVLVVVAYRPAQASPRLAALMEAAPRISVGPFDETEVEEFLGPGVNRARRKALFEASGGNPFYLEALARMGSEPIAGSGGPDELPPAIRAALRVELSGLPADARLVAQAAAVAADEFEPALAAVAAELPEDRTLEAISELVARDVVRPASPGRFRFRHPLVRHAAYGAAAAGWQLAAHARIAAHLARLGAPATTRAHHVERSGRFGDRAAIDTLVAATRAVAAQAPAAAAHWLAAALNLMPEEASDRIELLLELARLQAVSGRLQEGRDTAREVLRLLPPADYARRAQAARFGALMERQLDRPHEARALLLDELRRIPGPQSAAALPLRIRLVAESLMRSDFRAAQAVLDMMPETSPDWDPGITLAVAALRPLPAYAAGRMADAVRYIDAASRLLATAADEHLAEWPDAIAWLCWTETFLGRHRAAREHFDRAIAVYRATGQSYIMSNLFAGKARSGVMLGRLDEAAAAAEDAADAARLLGSGQQLGFALTQECLARSWAGDDEVALRLGAEAVDTGGGGEWWGALARYARGMALVNSGDLEAGEPALLDACDDFKAPRLDLGTLIFCCETLAWVAASRGRQREAIQWADRAEQGARPDAETTMAAARLARAHTLIESDPAVAAEHASAAAEVFATAELRIDAGRATMHAGIAYAAAGERGHAVSRLGAAATIFEDCGARNLHAQTVREQRRLGVRVNRRTAGRGAGPHGLTRREMEVARLIVDGNTNQQIAERLFVSPRTVETHISHIFAKLGVTSRVAIVSALNRPL; this is encoded by the coding sequence GTGACTCCCCCGCTGGTCGGCCGCCGCGACGTCCTCGACCAGTTCACCCGGCTTCTCGACGTCATCGGCGATGGCATGGCCCGGCTGGTCGGCCTGGCCGGCGAGCCAGGCACAGGAAAGACGCGGCTGCTCATCGAGCTGATGTCCGACGCCGAGAGCCGCGGGATGCTCCCGCTCTGGGGCCAGGCGGCCGAGTTCGAGCAGGAGATGCCGTTCGGGGCCGTGGTGGACGCCCTGGACGACCACTTGGAGACCTTCGCCGCCGAACTCCCCGGCCGGCTCGGAGAACAGGCCGGGTCGCTTCTGTCGGCCGTCTTCCCCGCACTGTCGGCGAACCGCTTCGACGCCTCCGTCCCGGTCGACACCGGCATGGGCCGCTACGGCGCCTACCGCGCGATACGGCGGCTGCTGGAGGAGGTCATCCCCAAAGAGGGCCTCGTTCTCATCCTGGACGACCTGCACTGGGCCGATGAGGCGTCGGTCGAGCTGCTCGACCACCTGGTCCGCCATCCCCCGCACGGACAGGTGCTCGTCGTGGTCGCCTACCGGCCGGCCCAGGCGTCTCCCCGGCTGGCCGCCCTCATGGAGGCCGCGCCGAGGATCTCGGTGGGCCCGTTCGACGAGACCGAGGTGGAGGAGTTCCTCGGACCGGGCGTCAACCGCGCGCGGCGCAAGGCCCTGTTCGAGGCCAGCGGAGGCAACCCCTTCTATCTGGAGGCGCTGGCCCGCATGGGCAGCGAACCCATCGCCGGCAGCGGGGGTCCGGACGAGCTTCCGCCCGCCATCCGCGCGGCGCTGCGAGTGGAGCTGAGCGGGCTTCCCGCGGACGCCCGGCTCGTCGCGCAGGCCGCGGCCGTCGCCGCGGACGAGTTCGAACCCGCGCTGGCGGCGGTCGCCGCGGAGCTGCCCGAGGACCGGACTCTCGAGGCGATCAGCGAACTCGTCGCCCGCGACGTCGTGCGGCCCGCCTCACCGGGCCGGTTCCGGTTCCGCCATCCGCTCGTACGCCACGCCGCGTACGGTGCGGCGGCGGCCGGCTGGCAGCTCGCCGCGCACGCACGGATCGCCGCGCACCTGGCCCGGCTGGGCGCCCCCGCGACCACGCGCGCTCACCATGTCGAGCGCTCGGGCCGGTTCGGCGACCGTGCGGCCATCGACACCCTCGTCGCCGCGACGCGTGCCGTCGCCGCTCAGGCACCGGCCGCCGCCGCGCACTGGCTCGCCGCGGCCCTGAACCTCATGCCCGAAGAGGCGAGCGACCGGATCGAGCTGCTGCTGGAGCTGGCCCGGCTGCAGGCGGTCAGCGGCCGGCTGCAGGAGGGCCGGGACACCGCGCGGGAGGTGCTGCGGCTGCTGCCGCCCGCCGACTACGCGCGGCGGGCCCAGGCCGCGAGGTTCGGTGCGCTGATGGAGCGCCAGCTCGACCGTCCGCACGAGGCACGCGCGCTGCTGCTGGACGAGCTGCGCCGGATTCCGGGCCCGCAGTCGGCCGCCGCCCTGCCGCTGCGGATCCGCCTGGTCGCCGAAAGCCTGATGCGCAGCGACTTCCGCGCCGCCCAGGCGGTGCTGGACATGATGCCCGAGACGTCACCGGACTGGGACCCGGGCATCACTCTGGCGGTGGCCGCGCTCCGCCCGCTGCCCGCGTATGCCGCGGGCCGGATGGCGGACGCGGTCCGCTACATCGATGCCGCCTCCCGGCTGCTGGCGACCGCCGCCGACGAGCATCTCGCCGAGTGGCCCGACGCCATCGCGTGGCTGTGCTGGACCGAGACCTTCCTCGGCCGGCATCGCGCGGCGCGCGAGCACTTCGACCGTGCGATCGCGGTGTACCGCGCCACCGGCCAGAGCTACATCATGAGCAATCTGTTCGCCGGAAAGGCGCGGTCGGGCGTCATGCTCGGCCGCCTCGATGAGGCCGCCGCCGCGGCCGAGGACGCCGCCGACGCCGCCCGGCTGCTGGGTTCGGGGCAGCAGCTGGGGTTCGCACTCACCCAGGAATGCCTCGCCCGCAGCTGGGCCGGCGACGACGAGGTCGCCCTGCGGCTCGGCGCCGAGGCCGTCGACACCGGCGGAGGCGGCGAGTGGTGGGGCGCGCTGGCCCGCTACGCGCGTGGGATGGCGCTCGTCAACTCCGGCGACCTCGAAGCCGGCGAACCCGCGCTCCTCGACGCCTGCGACGACTTCAAGGCACCCCGGCTCGACCTCGGCACCCTGATCTTCTGCTGCGAGACGCTGGCCTGGGTGGCGGCGTCGCGTGGCCGGCAGCGTGAGGCGATCCAGTGGGCCGACCGGGCCGAGCAAGGCGCACGCCCCGACGCCGAGACCACCATGGCCGCGGCCCGGCTCGCCCGCGCGCACACCCTCATCGAGAGCGACCCGGCGGTCGCAGCGGAGCACGCGAGCGCCGCGGCCGAGGTGTTCGCCACCGCCGAGCTCCGCATCGACGCCGGCCGGGCGACGATGCACGCCGGCATCGCTTACGCCGCGGCCGGCGAGCGCGGGCACGCGGTCAGCCGGCTCGGCGCCGCCGCCACGATCTTCGAGGACTGCGGCGCACGCAACCTGCACGCCCAGACCGTACGCGAGCAGCGCCGCCTCGGCGTCCGGGTCAACCGCCGGACGGCGGGGCGCGGAGCGGGTCCGCACGGCCTGACCCGGCGTGAGATGGAAGTCGCCCGGCTCATCGTCGACGGCAACACCAACCAGCAGATCGCCGAGAGACTCTTCGTGAGCCCGCGCACGGTCGAGACCCACATCTCCCACATCTTCGCCAAGCTCGGCGTGACCTCCCGCGTCGCGATCGTCAGCGCGCTGAACCGCCCTCTGTGA
- a CDS encoding helix-turn-helix domain-containing protein, giving the protein MAVAAHSASRPTVRRRIVGAQLRRLRDASGVSRREAGASIGVGESRLGRIEAGRAGLEEHEVKQLLELYGIHDPQERDALLALAREANRPGWLQAFSGAMPAWFRPYVDLEEAAQVIRTYEVQFIPGLLQTEEYARAVVAHGLSEPPEDEVARRVELRLRRQQILTAPNPTRLWAVIDEAALWRPIGGSEVSRAQLRALLDAARLQNITVQVMPFRVGGHAGEAGAFTILRFPEPELHDIAYLEQLTGAMYLERDDDMDHYGAAMERLCVQSASPEESMDLISKIIREI; this is encoded by the coding sequence GTGGCGGTCGCGGCCCACTCGGCGAGCCGTCCCACCGTCCGCCGCCGGATCGTGGGCGCTCAGCTACGCCGGCTTCGCGACGCCTCGGGCGTCAGCCGCCGGGAGGCGGGCGCGTCCATCGGTGTCGGCGAGTCCCGGCTCGGCCGGATCGAGGCCGGACGCGCGGGCCTGGAGGAGCACGAGGTCAAACAGCTCCTGGAGCTGTACGGCATCCACGACCCTCAGGAGCGCGACGCGCTGCTCGCCCTCGCGCGCGAGGCGAACCGGCCCGGCTGGCTCCAGGCGTTCAGCGGAGCGATGCCCGCGTGGTTCCGTCCGTACGTCGACCTCGAAGAGGCCGCTCAGGTCATCCGGACGTATGAGGTGCAGTTCATCCCCGGGCTGCTGCAGACCGAGGAGTACGCCCGCGCCGTCGTCGCCCACGGCCTGTCCGAGCCGCCGGAGGACGAGGTGGCACGGCGGGTCGAGCTGCGGCTGCGACGGCAGCAGATCCTGACCGCACCGAACCCGACGCGGCTGTGGGCGGTCATCGACGAGGCGGCCCTGTGGCGGCCGATCGGCGGCTCGGAGGTGTCACGCGCCCAGTTGCGCGCGCTGCTCGACGCCGCGCGGCTGCAGAACATCACGGTCCAGGTGATGCCGTTCCGCGTGGGCGGCCATGCCGGCGAGGCGGGGGCGTTCACGATCCTGCGTTTCCCCGAGCCCGAGCTGCACGACATCGCCTACCTCGAGCAGCTCACCGGCGCGATGTACCTGGAGCGCGACGACGACATGGACCACTACGGCGCCGCGATGGAGCGGCTGTGCGTGCAGAGCGCGTCGCCGGAGGAGTCCATGGACCTGATCAGCAAGATCATCCGGGAGATCTGA